The following coding sequences lie in one Salmo salar unplaced genomic scaffold, Ssal_v3.1, whole genome shotgun sequence genomic window:
- the LOC123731695 gene encoding iron-sulfur clusters transporter ABCB7, mitochondrial-like has protein sequence MVLCCFRKSTIVRMLFRFYEPPNGNIYIAGQNIRDDAVLFHNTIFYNLQYGNINATPEEVYQVARLAGIHDAILRMPHGYDTQVGERGLKLSGGEKQRVDIARAILKNPPILLYDEATSSLDSIIEEVTPTQYRITCCLFCSSIYQPINQLSRC, from the exons ATGGTTCTGTGTTGTTTCAGGAAGAGCACCATAGTGCGTATGTTGTTCCGGTTTTATGAGCCCCCGAATGGAAACATCTACATCGCTGGACAGAACATCAGAGAC GATGCAGTGCTCTTCCACAACACCATCTTCTACAACCTTCAGTACGGGAACATCAACGCCACGCCAGAGGAGGTGTACCAGGTGGCACGGCTGGCAGGGATCCACGATGCCATCCTTAGGATGCCCCACGGATACGACACTCAGGTCGGCGAGAGGGGACTCAAACTGTCAG gtgggGAGAAGCAGCGTGTGGACATAGCCAGGGCCATACTGAAGAACCCTCCTATCCTGCTGTATGATGAAGCTACGTCCTCACTGGACTCTATCATTGAGGAGGTAACCCCCACACAATACAGAATCACCTGTTGTCTCTTCTGCAGCTCAATttaccaaccaatcaatcagctCAGTAGATGTTAG